A part of Streptomyces sp. NBC_01451 genomic DNA contains:
- a CDS encoding TetR family transcriptional regulator — MSAAETEVVPGSGPGLRERKKQRTRDALLRAALTLFTSNGYESTTVDEIAEAVEVSQRTFFRYFAGKEDAAFAVHRIAEEHFIQAVRDRPPHEAPLEALRQAVLEGWHTIHEAVESVVPAELQMRIFHLVESTPTLLAAHMRRSAETEEAVARLIAEREGVDVDRDLRPRVVVALFSGLMRLAERRWGAGSDMSVAAMRELTSTYLDAMGPALAGNWRTEQP; from the coding sequence ATGAGCGCCGCCGAAACCGAGGTGGTCCCGGGCTCCGGACCCGGCCTGCGCGAGCGCAAGAAGCAGCGCACCCGGGACGCGCTGCTGCGCGCCGCCCTCACCCTGTTCACCAGCAACGGGTACGAGAGCACGACCGTCGACGAGATCGCCGAGGCGGTCGAGGTCTCGCAGCGCACCTTCTTCCGCTACTTCGCCGGCAAGGAGGACGCCGCCTTCGCCGTGCACCGCATCGCCGAGGAGCACTTCATCCAGGCGGTACGCGACCGCCCGCCGCACGAGGCCCCGCTGGAGGCGCTGCGCCAGGCCGTGCTGGAGGGCTGGCACACCATTCACGAGGCCGTGGAGTCCGTCGTTCCGGCGGAGTTGCAGATGCGCATCTTCCACCTGGTCGAGTCGACGCCGACACTGCTCGCCGCGCACATGCGCCGCTCCGCGGAGACGGAGGAGGCGGTGGCACGGCTGATCGCCGAGCGCGAGGGCGTCGACGTGGACCGCGACCTCCGGCCGCGGGTCGTGGTGGCCCTGTTCAGCGGGCTGATGCGGCTGGCGGAACGGCGGTGGGGCGCGGGCTCGGACATGAGCGTGGCGGCGATGCGGGAGCTGACCAGCACATATCTCGACGCGATGGGGCCGGCGCTGGCGGGGAACTGGCGCACGGAGCAGCCGTGA
- a CDS encoding MFS transporter produces the protein MTSQTIDTTEPGDGTPAAPSDHTPAKGLRGHPWLTLISVAVGVMMVALDGTIVAIANPAIQKDLGASFADVQWITNGYFLALAVTLITAGKLGDRFGHRQTFLIGIVGFATASAAIGLSSSIALVVTFRVFQGLFGALLMPAALGLLRATFPADKLNMAIGIWGMVIGASTAGGPILGGLLVEHVSWQSVFFINVPVGILALVIGLVILVDHRAENAPRSFDVLGIALLSGAMFCLVWALIKAPAWGWGDGRTWLFLVLAVAGFAFFALWEQRVKEPLIPLGLFRSVPLSAGVVLMVLMAIAFMGGLFFVTFYLQNVHGMSPIDAGLHLLPLTGMMIVGSPLAGAMISRTGPRIPLAGGMACVAIAMFGMSTLETDTGSGIMSVWFALLGLGLAPVMVGATEVIVGNAPMELSGVAGGLQQAAMQIGGSLGTAVLGAVMASKVDNDLAGNWTAAGLPELTPEQQAQASEAVQVGVPPVAEGTPETVVAQITKVAHDTFISGMSLACLVAAGVAVAAILVALLTKRGENVEAGAGAAHI, from the coding sequence ATGACTAGTCAGACCATCGACACGACGGAGCCGGGGGACGGGACGCCGGCCGCTCCGTCGGACCACACGCCTGCCAAGGGGTTGCGCGGCCATCCGTGGCTGACCCTGATATCCGTGGCCGTCGGGGTCATGATGGTGGCCCTGGACGGCACCATCGTGGCCATCGCCAACCCGGCCATCCAGAAGGACCTGGGCGCGAGTTTCGCCGACGTCCAGTGGATCACCAACGGCTACTTCCTCGCGCTCGCGGTCACGCTGATCACCGCGGGCAAGCTCGGTGACCGGTTCGGGCACCGGCAGACCTTCCTCATCGGCATCGTCGGCTTCGCGACCGCGTCGGCGGCCATCGGCCTGTCCAGCAGTATCGCCCTGGTCGTCACCTTCCGGGTGTTCCAGGGACTGTTCGGCGCGCTGCTGATGCCGGCCGCGCTCGGTCTGCTGCGGGCCACGTTCCCCGCCGACAAGCTGAACATGGCCATCGGCATCTGGGGCATGGTCATCGGCGCGTCCACCGCGGGCGGCCCGATCCTCGGCGGACTGCTCGTCGAGCACGTCAGCTGGCAGTCGGTGTTCTTCATCAACGTGCCGGTGGGCATCCTGGCGCTCGTCATCGGCCTGGTGATCCTGGTCGACCACCGCGCCGAGAACGCCCCGCGCTCCTTCGACGTCCTCGGTATCGCCCTGCTCTCCGGCGCGATGTTCTGCCTGGTGTGGGCGCTCATCAAGGCTCCGGCGTGGGGCTGGGGCGACGGCAGGACCTGGCTGTTCCTCGTCCTGGCGGTGGCCGGCTTCGCCTTCTTCGCCCTCTGGGAGCAGCGGGTCAAGGAGCCGCTCATCCCGCTCGGCCTGTTCCGGTCGGTCCCGCTCTCGGCGGGCGTGGTGCTGATGGTCCTGATGGCCATCGCCTTCATGGGCGGCCTCTTCTTCGTCACCTTCTATCTGCAGAACGTGCACGGTATGAGCCCGATCGACGCGGGTCTGCACCTGCTCCCACTCACCGGGATGATGATCGTCGGCTCGCCCCTGGCCGGCGCCATGATCAGCAGGACGGGGCCGCGTATCCCGCTCGCGGGCGGTATGGCGTGCGTCGCGATCGCCATGTTCGGCATGTCCACGCTGGAGACGGACACCGGCAGCGGCATCATGTCGGTCTGGTTCGCCCTGCTCGGCCTCGGCCTCGCCCCGGTCATGGTCGGTGCGACGGAGGTCATCGTCGGCAACGCCCCGATGGAGCTCTCCGGTGTCGCCGGCGGTCTCCAGCAGGCGGCGATGCAGATCGGCGGCAGCCTCGGTACGGCGGTACTGGGCGCGGTCATGGCCTCCAAGGTCGACAACGACCTCGCGGGCAACTGGACGGCCGCGGGCCTCCCGGAACTCACCCCGGAACAGCAGGCGCAGGCCTCGGAAGCGGTCCAGGTCGGCGTGCCGCCGGTGGCCGAGGGGACGCCGGAGACGGTCGTCGCCCAGATCACCAAGGTCGCCCACGACACGTTCATCTCCGGCATGAGCCTGGCCTGTCTGGTGGCGGCGGGCGTCGCCGTGGCCGCGATCCTGGTCGCGCTCCTGACGAAGCGTGGCGAGAACGTGGAGGCGGGTGCGGGGGCAGCGCACATCTGA
- a CDS encoding small hydrophobic protein has product MAAFGRQHPTSRHPGARGRSRQRTTPDGATLGIIGLICAVAGFFVLGIVLGPVAVICGWLAMGRTWKGPHPIPPLVAVVLGAIDTLLAVIWLVSATGPTTGFF; this is encoded by the coding sequence ATGGCGGCCTTCGGACGGCAGCACCCCACCAGCAGGCATCCCGGCGCGCGCGGCAGGAGCCGGCAGCGCACCACCCCGGACGGCGCGACGCTCGGAATCATCGGGCTCATCTGCGCCGTCGCGGGCTTCTTCGTCCTCGGCATCGTCCTGGGCCCCGTGGCCGTCATCTGCGGATGGCTGGCGATGGGCCGGACCTGGAAGGGCCCGCACCCGATACCGCCCCTGGTGGCCGTGGTCCTCGGTGCGATCGACACCCTCCTGGCCGTCATCTGGCTGGTGAGCGCCACAGGCCCGACAACCGGCTTCTTCTGA
- a CDS encoding potassium channel family protein: protein MKEPSAQARWERHTQRPLMGLAVVFTVAYAVPIVDSPASRSVSVACTITEWMVWGAFAVDYLVRIALADRRREYVRRHWLDLFAVLLPLLQPLRLLRVVSTLMLVGRRAQMASQVRLTTYVGGAVVGLLMFGSLAVLSVERASPEGNIRTLDDALWWSFTTMTTVGYGDHAPTTGVGRMLAVGLMLSGIALLGLVTANIAAWFISRFEMDDVEERRQTAAIAALTDEVRALRAEVAALTVTRERVGEDPSR from the coding sequence ATGAAGGAACCATCGGCACAGGCCCGCTGGGAACGGCACACCCAGCGGCCTCTGATGGGGCTCGCGGTCGTGTTCACCGTCGCCTACGCGGTGCCGATCGTGGACAGCCCCGCGAGCCGGTCCGTGTCGGTCGCCTGCACGATCACGGAGTGGATGGTGTGGGGCGCGTTCGCGGTCGACTATCTCGTCCGGATCGCTCTCGCCGACCGGCGCCGGGAGTACGTACGACGGCACTGGCTGGACCTGTTCGCCGTGCTGCTGCCGCTGCTCCAGCCGCTGCGGCTGCTGCGGGTCGTCTCCACGCTGATGCTGGTGGGCCGGCGGGCCCAGATGGCGTCCCAGGTCCGGCTGACGACGTATGTCGGCGGGGCCGTGGTGGGGCTGCTGATGTTCGGTTCGCTGGCCGTGCTGTCGGTGGAACGCGCGTCACCGGAAGGGAACATCCGCACGCTGGATGACGCGCTGTGGTGGTCGTTCACGACGATGACGACAGTGGGGTACGGGGACCACGCGCCGACGACCGGAGTGGGCCGGATGCTCGCGGTCGGGCTGATGCTGTCCGGGATCGCGCTGCTCGGTCTCGTCACCGCGAACATCGCCGCCTGGTTCATCTCCCGGTTCGAGATGGACGACGTGGAGGAGAGGCGCCAGACGGCGGCGATCGCGGCACTGACGGACGAGGTACGGGCGCTGCGGGCGGAGGTCGCGGCTCTGACCGTCACGAGGGAGCGGGTCGGCGAGGACCCTTCCCGTTAG
- the aceE gene encoding pyruvate dehydrogenase (acetyl-transferring), homodimeric type: protein MASGSDRNPIIIGGLPSQVPDFDPEETQEWLDSLDAAVDERGRERARYLMLRLIERAREKRVAVPEMRSTDYVNTIATKDEPFFPGNEEIERRILNATRWNAAVMVSRAQRPGIGVGGHIATFASSASLYDVGFNHFFRGKDEGDGGDQIFFQGHASPGIYARAFLLDRLSEQQLDAFRQEKSKAPYGLSSYPHPRLMPDFWEFPTVSMGLGPLGAIFQARMNRYMEARGIADTSKSHVWAFLGDGEMDEPESLGQLSIAAREGLDNLTFVVNCNLQRLDGPVRGNGKIIQELESQFRGAGWNVVKLVWDRSWDPLLAQDRDGVLVNKMNTTPDGQFQTYATETGEYIRDHFFGDDTRLRAMVENMTDDQVLHLGRGGHDHKKIFAAFAAAKAHKGQPTVILAKTVKGWTLGPNFEGRNATHQMKKLTAADLKGFRDRLHLPISDKELEGGAPPYFHPGRNSEEIQYMHDRRKSLGGYVPTRVVRAKPLALPPEKTYASVKKGSGQQSIATTMAFVRLLKDLMRDKEIGKRFVLIAPDEYRTFGMDSFFPSAKIYNPLGQQYESVDRELLLAYKESPTGQMLHDGISEAGCTASLIAAGSAYATHGEPLIPVYVFYSMFGFQRTGDQFWQMADQLARGFVLGATAGRTTLTGEGLQHADGHSQLLASTNPGCVAYDPAYSYEIAYIVQDGLRRMYGPDSEDVFYYLTVYNEPIQHPAEPENVDVDGILKGIHRVGQATSGTIPAQVIASGVAVPWALEAQRILAEDWDVKADVWSATSWNELRREAVAVEQHNLLHPEEEQRVPYVTRKLSGAEGPFVAVSDWMRSVPDQISRWVPGTYQSLGADGFGFADTRGAARRFFHIDAQSIVVGVLTELAREGKVDRSVLKQAIDRYQLLDVTAADPGAAGGDA, encoded by the coding sequence GTGGCTTCCGGATCAGATCGCAACCCGATCATCATTGGCGGCCTTCCGAGTCAGGTTCCTGACTTCGATCCCGAAGAAACCCAGGAATGGCTCGACTCGCTCGACGCCGCCGTTGACGAGCGCGGCCGGGAGCGGGCGCGCTATCTGATGCTGCGGCTGATCGAGCGGGCCCGCGAGAAGCGCGTGGCCGTGCCCGAGATGCGGAGCACGGACTACGTCAACACGATCGCGACGAAGGACGAGCCCTTCTTCCCCGGCAACGAGGAGATCGAGCGCCGCATCCTCAACGCGACCCGCTGGAACGCGGCCGTGATGGTGTCGCGCGCCCAGCGGCCCGGCATCGGCGTCGGCGGCCACATCGCGACCTTCGCCTCCTCCGCCTCCCTCTACGACGTGGGCTTCAACCACTTCTTCCGGGGCAAGGACGAGGGCGACGGCGGCGACCAGATCTTCTTCCAGGGGCACGCCTCCCCCGGTATCTACGCCCGCGCGTTCCTTCTCGACCGGCTCAGCGAGCAGCAGCTCGACGCGTTCCGCCAGGAGAAGTCGAAGGCGCCGTACGGTCTGTCCTCGTACCCGCACCCGCGGCTGATGCCGGACTTCTGGGAGTTCCCGACCGTCTCGATGGGCCTCGGCCCGCTCGGCGCGATCTTCCAGGCGCGGATGAACCGCTACATGGAGGCGCGCGGTATCGCGGACACCTCCAAGTCGCACGTGTGGGCGTTCCTCGGGGACGGCGAGATGGACGAGCCGGAGTCGCTCGGCCAGCTGTCGATCGCCGCGCGCGAGGGCCTCGACAACCTGACCTTCGTCGTCAACTGCAACCTCCAGCGGCTCGACGGCCCGGTGCGCGGCAACGGCAAGATCATCCAGGAGCTGGAGTCGCAGTTCCGGGGCGCCGGCTGGAACGTCGTCAAGCTGGTGTGGGACCGCAGCTGGGACCCGCTGCTCGCGCAGGACCGGGACGGCGTGCTGGTCAACAAGATGAACACGACCCCGGACGGTCAGTTCCAGACGTACGCCACCGAGACCGGCGAGTACATCCGCGACCACTTCTTCGGGGACGACACCCGGCTGCGCGCGATGGTCGAGAACATGACCGACGACCAGGTCCTGCACCTGGGCCGCGGCGGCCACGACCACAAGAAGATCTTCGCGGCGTTCGCGGCGGCCAAGGCGCACAAGGGCCAGCCGACGGTCATCCTCGCCAAGACCGTCAAGGGCTGGACGCTCGGACCCAACTTCGAGGGCCGCAACGCCACGCACCAGATGAAGAAGCTGACGGCGGCCGACCTCAAGGGCTTCCGCGACCGGCTTCACCTGCCCATCTCCGACAAGGAGCTGGAGGGCGGCGCGCCGCCGTACTTCCACCCGGGCCGGAACTCGGAAGAGATCCAGTACATGCACGACCGCCGCAAGTCGCTCGGCGGTTACGTCCCGACCCGCGTCGTCCGCGCCAAGCCGCTGGCCCTGCCGCCGGAGAAGACGTACGCGAGTGTGAAGAAGGGTTCGGGTCAGCAGTCGATCGCCACGACCATGGCGTTCGTCCGGCTGCTCAAGGACCTCATGCGGGACAAGGAGATCGGCAAGCGTTTCGTGCTGATCGCGCCGGACGAGTACCGCACGTTCGGCATGGACTCGTTCTTCCCGAGCGCGAAGATCTACAACCCGCTCGGCCAGCAGTACGAGTCGGTCGACCGGGAGCTGCTGCTCGCGTACAAGGAGTCCCCGACCGGCCAGATGCTGCACGACGGCATCTCGGAGGCGGGCTGCACCGCCTCGCTGATCGCGGCGGGTTCGGCGTACGCCACGCACGGCGAGCCGCTGATCCCCGTCTACGTCTTCTACTCGATGTTCGGTTTCCAGCGCACCGGCGACCAGTTCTGGCAGATGGCGGACCAGTTGGCGCGCGGTTTCGTGCTGGGCGCGACCGCCGGCCGTACGACTCTGACCGGTGAGGGGCTTCAGCACGCCGACGGCCACTCGCAGCTGCTGGCCTCGACGAACCCGGGCTGTGTGGCGTACGACCCGGCGTACTCGTACGAGATCGCGTACATCGTGCAGGACGGTCTGCGCCGGATGTACGGGCCCGACAGTGAGGACGTCTTCTACTACCTCACCGTCTACAACGAGCCGATCCAGCACCCGGCCGAGCCCGAGAACGTCGACGTCGACGGCATCCTCAAGGGCATCCACCGGGTGGGCCAAGCGACTTCGGGCACCATTCCGGCCCAGGTCATCGCGTCCGGTGTCGCGGTGCCGTGGGCTCTGGAGGCGCAGCGGATCCTCGCCGAGGACTGGGACGTGAAGGCGGACGTCTGGTCGGCGACCTCCTGGAACGAGCTGCGGCGCGAGGCGGTCGCGGTGGAGCAGCACAACCTGCTGCACCCGGAGGAGGAGCAGCGCGTCCCGTACGTGACGCGGAAGCTGAGCGGTGCCGAGGGTCCGTTCGTGGCCGTGTCCGACTGGATGCGCTCGGTTCCCGACCAGATCTCGCGGTGGGTCCCGGGGACGTACCAGTCGCTGGGCGCGGACGGCTTCGGCTTCGCGGACACGCGGGGCGCGGCCCGGCGGTTCTTCCACATCGACGCGCAGTCGATCGTGGTGGGGGTACTGACCGAGCTGGCACGGGAGGGCAAGGTCGACCGTTCGGTGCTGAAGCAGGCGATCGACCGTTACCAGCTGCTCGACGTGACGGCGGCGGACCCGGGCGCCGCGGGCGGAGACGCGTAG
- a CDS encoding DUF3052 domain-containing protein — protein sequence MSATADHAEERTNPAARLGFQPEQVVQEIGYDDDVDQELREAIEEVIGSDLVDEEYDDVADAVVLWFRDDDGDLTDSLVDATTYIEEGGAILLLTPKTGREGYVEPSDISEAATTAGLSATKSVSVGKDWSGSRLATPKAAKSKK from the coding sequence GTGAGCGCGACCGCGGACCACGCGGAGGAGCGGACTAACCCTGCCGCAAGGCTGGGGTTCCAGCCCGAGCAGGTGGTCCAGGAGATCGGCTACGACGACGACGTCGACCAGGAGCTCCGCGAGGCCATTGAGGAAGTCATCGGCAGCGATCTCGTTGACGAGGAGTACGACGACGTCGCAGATGCCGTGGTGCTCTGGTTCCGCGACGACGACGGCGACCTGACCGATTCGCTGGTGGATGCCACCACGTACATCGAAGAAGGCGGCGCGATCCTGCTCCTCACGCCCAAGACGGGCCGTGAAGGCTACGTGGAGCCGAGCGACATCTCTGAAGCCGCGACGACGGCGGGTCTGTCGGCGACCAAGAGCGTCAGCGTGGGCAAGGACTGGAGTGGCAGCCGTCTGGCGACGCCCAAGGCGGCGAAGTCGAAGAAGTAG
- a CDS encoding peroxiredoxin, giving the protein MAIEVGDKAPDFELKDNHGATVRLSDFRGAKNVVLLFYPFAFTGVCTGELCDLRDNLPRFSDRDTQVLAVSNDSIHTLRVFGEQEGFDYPLLSDFWPHGNTSRAYGVFDEDKGCAVRGTFIIDKEGVVRWTVVNGLPDARDLNEYVKALDTL; this is encoded by the coding sequence ATGGCGATCGAGGTCGGCGACAAGGCCCCGGACTTCGAGCTCAAGGACAACCACGGCGCCACCGTGCGGCTCTCGGACTTCCGCGGCGCGAAGAACGTGGTGCTCCTCTTCTACCCCTTCGCCTTCACCGGTGTGTGCACCGGTGAACTCTGCGACCTGCGGGACAACCTGCCGAGGTTCTCCGACCGGGACACCCAGGTGCTCGCCGTCTCCAACGACTCCATCCACACCCTGCGCGTCTTCGGCGAGCAGGAGGGCTTCGACTACCCCCTGCTGTCCGACTTCTGGCCGCACGGCAACACTTCGCGCGCGTACGGAGTCTTCGACGAGGACAAGGGTTGTGCGGTGCGCGGGACCTTCATCATCGACAAGGAGGGCGTCGTGCGGTGGACCGTGGTCAACGGACTGCCGGACGCGCGTGACCTGAACGAGTACGTGAAGGCCCTCGACACCCTGTGA
- a CDS encoding TerD family protein, which produces MGVSLSKGGNVSLTKEAPGLTAVIVGLGWDARSTTGTDFDLDASAILTNADGKVSSDANFVFFNNLKSPDGSVEHTGDNITGEGEGDDEQIKVNLAAVPADVDKIVFPVSIYEAESRQQSFGQVRNAFIRVVNQAGEAELARYDLSEDASTETAMVFGELYRHGTEWKFRAIGQGYASGLRGIAQDFGVNV; this is translated from the coding sequence GTGGGAGTCAGCCTCAGCAAGGGCGGCAACGTATCGCTGACCAAGGAGGCCCCGGGTCTCACCGCGGTCATCGTTGGTCTGGGATGGGACGCGCGTTCCACCACCGGCACCGACTTCGACCTCGACGCCAGCGCGATCCTGACGAACGCGGACGGCAAGGTCAGTTCCGACGCCAACTTCGTGTTCTTCAACAACCTCAAGAGCCCGGACGGCTCCGTCGAACACACCGGCGACAACATCACCGGTGAGGGCGAGGGCGACGACGAGCAGATCAAGGTCAATCTCGCGGCGGTCCCGGCCGACGTCGACAAGATCGTGTTCCCGGTCTCGATCTACGAAGCCGAGAGCCGTCAGCAGTCCTTCGGCCAGGTGCGCAACGCGTTCATCCGCGTCGTGAACCAGGCGGGCGAGGCGGAGCTCGCGCGCTACGACCTCTCCGAGGACGCCTCGACGGAGACCGCCATGGTCTTCGGCGAGCTGTACCGGCACGGCACGGAGTGGAAGTTCCGCGCCATCGGCCAGGGATACGCGTCCGGTCTGCGCGGCATCGCGCAGGACTTCGGCGTGAACGTCTGA
- a CDS encoding TerD family protein, which yields MGVTLAKGGNVSLSKAAPNLTQVLVGLGWDARSTTGAPFDLDASALLCGGGRVLGDEWFIFYNQLTSPDGSVEHTGDNLTGEGEGDDESLIVDLPRVPAACDKIIFPVSIHDADNRGQTFGQVGNAFIRVVNQADGQELARYDLSEDASTETAMIFGELYRYQGEWKFRAVGQGYASGLKGIALDFGVNVS from the coding sequence ATGGGCGTCACGCTTGCCAAGGGGGGCAATGTCTCCCTCTCCAAAGCCGCACCGAACCTCACCCAGGTGTTGGTCGGGCTCGGCTGGGACGCGCGTTCCACCACCGGCGCGCCCTTCGACCTCGACGCCAGTGCCCTGCTGTGCGGCGGTGGAAGGGTGCTCGGCGACGAGTGGTTCATCTTCTACAACCAGCTCACGAGCCCCGACGGCTCTGTGGAGCACACCGGCGACAACCTCACCGGTGAGGGCGAGGGCGACGACGAGTCGCTGATCGTCGACCTGCCCAGGGTGCCGGCCGCCTGCGACAAGATCATCTTTCCGGTCTCGATCCACGACGCGGACAACCGCGGCCAGACCTTCGGCCAGGTCGGCAACGCCTTCATCCGGGTCGTCAACCAGGCCGACGGCCAGGAACTGGCGCGTTACGACCTGAGTGAGGACGCTTCGACGGAGACCGCCATGATCTTCGGTGAGTTGTACCGCTACCAGGGCGAGTGGAAGTTCCGTGCAGTTGGACAGGGGTACGCGTCGGGTCTGAAGGGCATCGCTCTAGACTTCGGAGTCAACGTTTCGTAA
- a CDS encoding DUF475 domain-containing protein: MILKTFGWSFAVTALGLVAAVFYGGWTGFGIVAILSILEISLSFDNAVVNAGILKKMSAFWQKIFLTVGVLIAVFGMRLVFPVVIVAISAKIGPIDAVDLALNNKDQYQQLVTDAHPAIAAFGGMFLLMIFLDFIFEDRDIKWLGWLERPLAKLGKVDMLSVCIALIVLMISAMTFATNAHQHGGAHVDKAQTVLISGIAGLITYMIVGGLSGYFEDKLEEEEEREHEADEEAERTGKKRPAVVLAGQAAFFMFLYLEVLDASFSFDGVIGAFAVTNDIVLMALGLGIGAMYVRSLTVYLVRQGTLDDYVYLEHGAHYAIGALAAILLVTIQYEIHEVITGLVGVVLIAWSFWSSVRRNTKLAAAEGKAAGSDEKTEVSSGV, from the coding sequence GTGATTCTGAAAACCTTCGGCTGGTCGTTCGCGGTCACCGCGCTCGGCCTGGTCGCGGCGGTCTTCTACGGGGGGTGGACCGGCTTCGGCATCGTGGCGATCCTCTCCATCCTCGAGATCTCGCTGTCCTTCGACAACGCGGTGGTCAACGCCGGAATCCTGAAGAAGATGAGTGCCTTCTGGCAGAAGATCTTCCTCACGGTCGGTGTCCTCATCGCCGTCTTCGGTATGCGGCTCGTCTTCCCCGTCGTGATTGTGGCCATCAGCGCCAAGATCGGTCCGATCGACGCGGTCGACCTCGCTCTCAACAACAAGGACCAGTACCAGCAGCTGGTCACCGACGCCCACCCGGCGATCGCCGCCTTCGGTGGCATGTTCCTGTTGATGATCTTCCTCGACTTCATCTTCGAGGACCGGGACATCAAGTGGCTCGGCTGGCTGGAACGCCCGCTCGCCAAGCTCGGCAAGGTCGACATGCTGTCGGTCTGCATCGCCCTGATCGTGCTCATGATCTCCGCCATGACGTTCGCGACCAACGCCCACCAGCACGGTGGCGCCCACGTCGACAAGGCGCAGACGGTGCTCATCTCCGGTATCGCCGGTCTGATCACGTACATGATCGTCGGCGGGCTCTCCGGCTACTTCGAGGACAAGCTGGAGGAAGAGGAGGAGCGCGAGCACGAGGCCGACGAGGAGGCCGAGCGCACCGGCAAGAAGAGGCCGGCCGTCGTTCTCGCCGGCCAGGCCGCGTTCTTCATGTTCCTCTACCTCGAAGTGCTGGACGCGTCCTTCTCCTTCGACGGTGTGATCGGCGCCTTCGCCGTCACCAACGACATCGTGCTGATGGCCCTGGGCCTCGGTATCGGCGCCATGTACGTCCGGTCGCTCACGGTCTACCTGGTCCGCCAGGGCACCCTCGACGACTACGTCTACCTGGAGCACGGCGCGCACTACGCGATCGGCGCCCTCGCCGCCATCCTGCTCGTCACCATCCAGTACGAGATCCACGAGGTCATCACCGGCCTGGTGGGCGTCGTCCTGATCGCCTGGTCCTTCTGGTCCTCCGTGCGCCGCAACACCAAACTGGCGGCGGCCGAGGGAAAAGCGGCGGGCTCGGACGAGAAGACTGAGGTCTCGTCCGGGGTGTGA